A region of Fimbriimonadaceae bacterium DNA encodes the following proteins:
- the epsG_2 gene encoding Type II secretion system protein G, which yields MQRSKTRVKGRRRAFTLIELLVVILILAVLAALIVPRVITRASDAKRAKAASDIAVLGSALNQFRLDCDRYPTTEEGLEALRSQPGDVQGWRGPYLERSLPPDPWGSAYVYESPGPDGDDSYYLVSYGKDGQPGGEGEAMDVGAEEATE from the coding sequence ATGCAACGTTCGAAAACAAGAGTTAAGGGTCGTCGTCGCGCATTTACGCTAATCGAGTTGCTCGTCGTCATCCTGATCCTGGCCGTGCTTGCTGCGCTCATCGTGCCGCGGGTCATCACCCGAGCCAGCGACGCGAAGCGAGCGAAAGCGGCTTCCGACATCGCAGTCTTGGGTTCGGCGCTCAACCAGTTCCGATTGGACTGCGATCGCTATCCAACGACCGAAGAGGGCCTTGAGGCCCTGAGATCCCAGCCGGGAGACGTCCAGGGCTGGCGGGGACCTTACCTCGAGCGATCCTTACCGCCCGATCCATGGGGCAGCGCCTATGTGTACGAGTCGCCGGGCCCCGACGGGGACGATTCGTATTACTTGGTGTCGTATGGCAAGGATGGCCAGCCAGGTGGTGAAGGCGAGGCGATGGATGTCGGTGCGGAGGAAGCGACCGAGTAA
- the epsE gene encoding Type II secretion system protein E, whose protein sequence is MSEAKPEPAALDLVPGDYALKHQILPMALEGEVLVCAIGGIDSLSAVDDLGIVIDRGIRPVLADPLLIRDRIEERFLEDILSQIPSEDAGGPVTEIDDSTDLADLQKMAGETAVVQMVNLLFAQAVRDGASDIHIEPYEREVKIRYRIDGLLRDLMRPPKRMHAALVSRIKILGEMNIAERRLPQDGRIKLTIAGRSIDVRVSIVPSVFGERAVMRILDKGTAMMGLQELGMFADTFERFRKLISIPYGIILVTGPTGSGKSTTLYASLQEIYSPTTNILTIEDPVEYQVPGIGQVQVRPNIGLSFANGLRSFLRQDPDIIMVGEIRDHETAEIAIHAALTGHLVFSTLHTNDSAGAITRLLDMGVEPYLVASSLVGVAAQRLVRRNCPNCSAPAMFDSDALGAIGITAEEAATATFKEGKGCDKCGGSGFKGRQGLYELLVLDEKIKHMTVAQESSGVIKQYAIEHGGLRTLIGDGKLNVLLGKTTPTEVLRVCQREEI, encoded by the coding sequence TTGTCAGAGGCAAAGCCGGAGCCGGCTGCACTCGATTTGGTGCCTGGAGACTATGCGCTCAAGCACCAGATTCTGCCGATGGCTTTGGAAGGCGAAGTCCTCGTGTGCGCGATTGGCGGAATCGATTCTCTTTCAGCCGTCGACGATCTCGGCATCGTCATCGACCGCGGCATTCGACCCGTCCTCGCCGACCCCTTACTCATTCGAGACCGCATCGAAGAGCGTTTTCTCGAAGACATCTTGTCCCAGATACCGAGCGAGGATGCCGGCGGTCCGGTTACCGAGATCGACGATTCGACGGACCTCGCCGACCTCCAGAAGATGGCGGGCGAAACCGCTGTGGTCCAGATGGTCAACCTGTTGTTCGCACAAGCCGTACGCGACGGAGCGAGCGACATCCACATCGAGCCCTACGAGCGGGAAGTCAAGATCCGGTATCGCATCGACGGCCTCTTGCGCGACCTCATGCGGCCACCCAAGCGAATGCATGCCGCGCTCGTCTCGCGGATCAAAATTCTTGGCGAGATGAACATCGCCGAACGGCGACTGCCGCAGGACGGCCGCATCAAACTCACCATAGCCGGACGCTCGATCGACGTGCGTGTTTCGATCGTGCCGAGCGTATTCGGCGAGCGAGCGGTCATGCGAATTCTCGACAAGGGAACCGCGATGATGGGGCTCCAGGAGCTCGGTATGTTTGCCGACACGTTTGAGCGGTTTCGGAAGCTGATTAGCATTCCTTACGGCATCATCTTGGTAACGGGTCCCACCGGTTCGGGCAAGTCGACAACCCTCTACGCTTCATTGCAGGAGATTTATTCGCCAACGACGAACATCCTGACCATCGAAGATCCCGTCGAGTACCAGGTTCCCGGTATCGGTCAGGTTCAGGTGCGTCCCAACATCGGTTTATCCTTCGCCAATGGCCTCCGCTCGTTCCTGCGCCAGGACCCTGACATCATCATGGTTGGCGAAATCCGTGACCACGAGACGGCAGAGATCGCGATCCACGCCGCCTTGACGGGGCACCTGGTCTTCAGCACACTGCATACCAACGACAGCGCCGGTGCGATTACCCGGCTACTGGATATGGGTGTCGAGCCGTATCTGGTGGCCTCGTCGCTGGTTGGCGTTGCAGCGCAACGACTCGTGCGGCGCAACTGCCCTAACTGCTCCGCTCCCGCAATGTTCGACTCTGATGCTCTCGGTGCGATTGGCATTACTGCCGAAGAAGCGGCCACGGCAACGTTCAAAGAGGGCAAGGGCTGCGACAAGTGCGGTGGCAGCGGATTCAAGGGGCGGCAAGGGCTCTACGAGCTTCTGGTGCTCGACGAAAAGATCAAGCACATGACCGTGGCCCAGGAGTCATCCGGCGTGATCAAACAGTATGCGATTGAGCATGGCGGTCTGAGGACGCTGATCGGCGATGGCAAGCTCAACGTTCTGCTTGGTAAGACAACGCCCACCGAAGTGCTTCGGGTTTGCCAGCGGGAGGAAATCTAA
- the pknD_1 gene encoding Serine/threonine-protein kinase PknD: protein MSQTPTTLGKYQIIREIARSNDIVYEAYDPVMNRRVALKELAVPSGSTDQQKEDRKNRFLREARAAGSLTHPNIVTIFEFGEEAGRFFIAMEYLDGRTLRNELDTHGFLPQDRALHIADEVLKALDYAHNHGVIHRDIKPENIQLCESGAIKLTDFGIARLTFEPNLTMDGQVFGTPSYMSPEQVVGRDIDARSDIFSVGVVMYEMLSGQKPFAGDSVVTITYAIMNKTPDVPAQANHAVWQVVERAIEKSSALRFSSAGEMRQAVDQAIETTKPGAVVLPNLGNPTMMPYPQQPMPYPYPPTMPTGMPVAGPPPQHPYPYPNYPMPPTPYGYPQQQQAPPPYLPPGVYQPGMPVAPIYYPPLPRPPLLKPATKAFLVRFFGALILLVTLFVLLLSALNSVSKIVEQQRLQEEARARGLVPGGGQDAEQERVLSAVQAKLLRAKTMLASDPSVARRLAEEIVADVPNHFEAYLLIGDSYRHEAQGENGSSNWTKAARAWREAMKYGTTTGDTESRARDALRAIGDIRTVDRRAFLHDLKTLCPMASETFREIDSLLR, encoded by the coding sequence ATGAGTCAGACGCCAACCACGCTGGGCAAATATCAGATCATCCGCGAGATCGCGCGGTCGAACGATATCGTCTACGAGGCCTATGACCCCGTGATGAACCGCCGGGTGGCGCTGAAGGAACTGGCGGTGCCGAGCGGCTCGACCGACCAGCAGAAGGAGGATCGAAAGAACCGGTTCCTGCGGGAAGCCCGGGCGGCGGGCTCGCTCACACACCCCAACATCGTCACCATCTTCGAGTTCGGCGAGGAGGCGGGCCGGTTCTTCATCGCGATGGAGTATCTGGATGGCCGCACCCTGCGCAACGAGCTGGACACTCACGGATTCCTGCCCCAGGATCGAGCGCTCCATATCGCAGACGAAGTGCTCAAGGCGCTCGATTATGCCCATAACCACGGGGTCATCCATCGCGACATCAAGCCGGAGAACATCCAGCTCTGCGAAAGCGGGGCGATCAAACTCACTGATTTCGGCATCGCCCGGCTGACTTTCGAGCCGAATCTCACCATGGATGGGCAAGTCTTCGGCACCCCGAGCTACATGTCGCCGGAGCAGGTCGTTGGTCGCGATATCGACGCCCGGAGCGACATCTTCAGCGTCGGGGTCGTGATGTACGAGATGCTGAGCGGGCAGAAGCCCTTCGCCGGAGACAGCGTCGTCACGATCACCTACGCGATCATGAACAAGACGCCGGACGTGCCGGCCCAAGCCAACCACGCGGTATGGCAGGTGGTGGAGCGCGCGATCGAGAAGAGCTCCGCCTTGCGATTCAGCAGTGCGGGAGAGATGCGACAGGCGGTCGACCAGGCAATCGAGACGACCAAGCCGGGGGCGGTTGTCCTCCCGAACCTGGGCAATCCGACCATGATGCCGTATCCGCAGCAGCCGATGCCGTATCCGTATCCTCCGACGATGCCGACCGGGATGCCGGTAGCCGGGCCGCCGCCCCAGCATCCCTATCCCTATCCAAACTATCCAATGCCGCCGACGCCCTATGGGTATCCGCAGCAACAGCAGGCGCCGCCACCGTACCTGCCGCCGGGCGTGTATCAGCCGGGAATGCCCGTCGCGCCGATCTACTATCCGCCGTTGCCGCGTCCGCCGCTCCTCAAGCCCGCGACCAAAGCCTTCCTGGTTCGGTTTTTCGGAGCCCTGATCTTGCTGGTAACCCTCTTCGTTCTGCTGTTGAGCGCGCTCAACAGCGTCTCCAAGATCGTCGAGCAGCAGCGCCTGCAGGAAGAGGCTCGAGCCCGCGGACTGGTCCCCGGCGGGGGCCAGGATGCTGAACAGGAGCGCGTCCTCTCGGCGGTGCAGGCAAAGCTTCTCCGGGCCAAGACGATGCTGGCCAGCGACCCTTCCGTCGCTCGCAGGCTTGCCGAGGAAATCGTTGCCGACGTTCCCAATCACTTCGAGGCGTACTTGCTTATCGGCGATTCGTACCGGCATGAGGCTCAGGGTGAAAACGGATCCAGTAATTGGACGAAAGCCGCGAGGGCTTGGCGGGAGGCGATGAAGTACGGCACCACGACGGGCGATACCGAGTCCCGCGCCAGAGATGCGCTTCGAGCGATTGGCGACATTCGCACGGTAGACCGCCGAGCCTTCCTTCACGACCTGAAAACCCTGTGCCCGATGGCCAGCGAGACCTTTCGCGAGATCGATAGCTTGCTCAGGTAG
- the ileS gene encoding Isoleucine--tRNA ligase, with translation MDLKATLNLPDAEFTIPMKADLAIREPQIQAEWAKRRLYHEIQESRRGRPAFVLHDGPPYTNSPIHLGTAMNKLLKDFVVKSRTMMGFRAPYVPGYDNHGLPIEQAVAKKLAEKKITPDVITLRKACREHAAEYIEIQTRQFQRLGVFGLWEKPYTTMDYRFEAGIVRVFGHLMKDGYIYRGLRPTLWSPTSRTALADTEIIYKDHVSKAIHVAFQLAEDLNGFSNNLPNVHTIIWTTTPWTIPANLAVAFHPSLDYSMVRVDDRHFLIYSGLVQQVAEKLGWQSFEVLYEVLGASLEGSKFKHPIFDRPSLAVLADYVTTEDGTGVVHTAPGHGRDDFFTGQKYGLPILCPVDERGVLTAEAGEFDGLSYKDCDTFVVDRLRQVGMLLHEEDHQHSYPYAERDEKPVIFRATEQWFVGLDRHDLRERMMKAIDEVQWHPATAKNRIQAMVSGRPDWCISRQRPWGVGLPVLYAMPSRTPVSDPDIVEGIAQAIEQHGSDIWFDWPAGDFLPAGYAHRQTGETTFEKETDVLDVWFDSGSTHYNVFTAPVETEWHEELPVDLYLEGSDQHRGWFNSSLVISTAIRGQAPYREVLTHGFVNDEKGQKMSKRLGNVVDPEKACETYGADVVRYWLASVDYAYDVPCSDNLLKQFGEQYRKVRNTLRFLLSNLDDYDLNDQPELLDVDRWMVEQVDLLVADCVAAYQDYDFNRVIQGLHNFCVNELSAFYVDAIKDRMYCDGKEWPSRRSAQRASHYALLQLVRLIAPLLPHTAEEVYAKIPLEGKLGSVHMEEFAAISKERLLEIEGNELQQRVAVLLAMRSEVFAAFEAFKAGSEIRDSQDVVVNITTNADTISTLRSFGTDLANLMKVSEVNFVEGEPLITFVASPHPKCDRSRLRRPDVAQLNGFMLSARDRQVLGW, from the coding sequence ATGGACCTTAAAGCCACCCTGAATCTGCCCGATGCCGAATTCACCATCCCGATGAAGGCAGACCTCGCGATTCGGGAACCGCAGATCCAAGCGGAGTGGGCAAAGAGGCGCCTTTACCACGAAATCCAGGAGTCGAGAAGGGGTCGGCCCGCCTTCGTGCTTCACGACGGCCCGCCCTATACGAACAGTCCGATCCACCTGGGAACCGCGATGAACAAGCTCCTAAAGGACTTCGTGGTAAAGAGCCGCACCATGATGGGCTTTCGAGCGCCATACGTGCCAGGCTACGACAACCACGGCCTTCCTATCGAGCAGGCAGTTGCCAAGAAGCTCGCCGAAAAGAAGATCACACCGGACGTGATCACCCTCCGGAAAGCCTGCCGTGAACACGCCGCGGAGTACATCGAGATCCAAACCCGGCAGTTTCAGCGCCTGGGCGTCTTCGGGCTATGGGAAAAGCCATACACCACGATGGACTACCGGTTCGAGGCCGGCATCGTCCGAGTCTTCGGCCACCTGATGAAGGATGGTTACATCTACCGTGGCCTGAGGCCGACGCTGTGGAGCCCCACCAGCCGCACGGCTCTTGCCGACACCGAGATCATCTACAAGGACCACGTTAGCAAGGCCATCCACGTGGCCTTTCAACTCGCTGAGGACCTCAATGGCTTTAGCAACAACCTGCCGAACGTCCACACGATCATCTGGACGACGACCCCTTGGACCATTCCCGCCAACCTCGCCGTGGCGTTTCACCCAAGCTTGGACTATTCGATGGTACGCGTCGATGACCGCCACTTCCTCATCTATAGCGGTCTGGTGCAGCAAGTTGCCGAGAAGCTCGGATGGCAGTCCTTTGAGGTGCTCTATGAGGTCCTCGGTGCCAGCCTCGAGGGGAGCAAATTCAAGCACCCCATCTTCGACCGTCCGTCTCTGGCGGTACTCGCCGACTACGTTACGACCGAGGACGGAACCGGAGTCGTACATACGGCTCCCGGACACGGCCGCGACGACTTCTTTACTGGCCAGAAGTACGGCCTCCCCATTCTATGTCCGGTCGATGAGCGCGGTGTCCTCACGGCCGAAGCTGGGGAGTTTGACGGCCTCTCTTACAAGGATTGCGACACGTTTGTCGTCGACCGTCTACGCCAGGTTGGCATGCTGCTCCACGAGGAGGATCATCAGCACTCCTACCCTTACGCCGAACGCGATGAGAAACCAGTGATCTTCCGTGCGACGGAGCAGTGGTTCGTCGGTCTGGATCGCCACGACCTGCGCGAGCGCATGATGAAAGCGATCGACGAAGTCCAGTGGCACCCGGCTACGGCCAAGAACCGTATTCAAGCCATGGTATCGGGTCGACCAGACTGGTGCATCTCAAGGCAACGGCCCTGGGGCGTCGGCCTACCCGTTCTCTACGCGATGCCCAGCCGTACCCCTGTCTCCGATCCCGACATCGTGGAAGGCATTGCCCAAGCCATCGAACAGCACGGATCGGATATCTGGTTTGATTGGCCGGCCGGTGACTTCCTCCCTGCTGGTTATGCCCACCGCCAGACAGGAGAAACAACTTTCGAGAAAGAGACCGACGTCCTTGATGTCTGGTTCGACAGCGGTTCGACCCATTACAACGTCTTCACCGCGCCGGTCGAGACCGAGTGGCACGAAGAGCTTCCCGTCGACCTTTATCTGGAAGGCTCTGATCAGCATCGAGGCTGGTTCAACAGTTCGCTCGTGATCAGCACCGCCATTCGCGGCCAAGCGCCCTACCGTGAGGTCCTGACCCACGGCTTCGTTAACGACGAAAAGGGACAAAAAATGTCGAAGCGACTTGGCAACGTGGTCGATCCCGAAAAGGCCTGCGAAACGTACGGCGCCGATGTGGTCCGCTACTGGCTGGCGAGCGTGGATTACGCCTACGACGTTCCGTGTAGCGACAATCTTCTGAAGCAATTCGGCGAGCAATATCGCAAGGTCCGAAATACGCTCCGCTTTCTGTTATCCAATCTTGACGATTACGACCTTAACGATCAGCCCGAGCTCCTTGATGTTGATCGGTGGATGGTCGAGCAGGTGGATCTGCTGGTCGCGGATTGCGTAGCGGCCTACCAGGATTACGACTTCAACCGAGTCATCCAAGGCCTCCACAACTTTTGCGTGAACGAGCTGTCTGCTTTCTATGTGGACGCCATCAAGGACCGAATGTACTGCGATGGCAAAGAATGGCCGAGCCGCAGATCAGCTCAGCGGGCTTCGCATTACGCCTTGCTCCAGCTGGTCCGGCTGATCGCACCCCTGCTCCCACATACTGCCGAGGAGGTCTACGCCAAGATTCCCCTTGAGGGCAAGCTCGGATCGGTTCATATGGAGGAATTTGCCGCGATTTCCAAGGAGCGACTCTTGGAAATCGAAGGCAACGAGCTTCAGCAACGTGTGGCGGTTCTTCTGGCGATGCGAAGCGAAGTGTTCGCGGCCTTCGAGGCGTTTAAGGCCGGGAGCGAGATTCGCGACTCCCAGGACGTAGTGGTAAACATCACGACGAACGCGGACACAATCTCGACACTCCGTTCCTTCGGGACCGATCTGGCCAACCTCATGAAGGTCAGCGAAGTGAATTTCGTGGAAGGTGAACCTCTCATTACCTTCGTAGCGAGCCCGCACCCCAAGTGCGACCGCAGCCGATTGCGGCGACCCGACGTCGCCCAGCTGAATGGATTCATGCTTTCGGCCCGAGATCGGCAGGTGCTCGGCTGGTGA
- the epsF_5 gene encoding Type II secretion system protein F, protein MTTFSYVALDASGKRKTGFVEALSKDQAVAQIVAEGRFVVEIAASSKTEKPSESGKRGKIGRADLALFTRRLADLAGSGLPLDRALQVVAEQSESGQLQTIVAEALTDVRAGLSVSQALSKHPKVFNEVYTQTLRAGEASGQFPEVAARLADFQEKEVTRRSVIMAAMIYPGVLTTVAIGVVIFLLTFVMPRMKDVFQDLGNQLPLPTKMLLGFTEFITSNAMVLVLGIVAVLVALRAYVATEQGALAKDRLLMQLPVAGPIIQKAVVSRYARVLGTLVFGGVPILEALQIAGLSAGNRVFRSTSERVSESVREGQPIAAAMRDAGEFPPVLIHMVAVGEETGDLPTMLGRVSDSLDFEVDIGVRRLTALAEPVIVVVMGVFVGFVVLSVALPIFQAQELVK, encoded by the coding sequence GTGACGACCTTTTCCTACGTCGCCCTCGACGCCTCCGGCAAGCGCAAGACCGGCTTCGTCGAGGCGCTGAGCAAGGACCAGGCGGTCGCCCAGATCGTGGCAGAGGGACGCTTCGTCGTCGAGATCGCCGCATCCTCAAAAACCGAGAAGCCGTCTGAGTCTGGAAAGCGAGGAAAGATCGGTCGTGCCGACCTGGCCCTCTTCACCAGGCGGCTGGCAGACCTTGCCGGATCAGGATTGCCGCTGGATCGCGCGCTTCAGGTTGTTGCCGAACAGTCGGAGAGCGGACAACTCCAGACAATTGTTGCCGAGGCCCTAACCGATGTTCGAGCTGGCTTAAGCGTGTCCCAGGCGCTCTCGAAGCATCCGAAGGTCTTTAACGAGGTTTACACGCAAACGCTCCGAGCGGGTGAAGCAAGCGGCCAGTTTCCCGAGGTTGCGGCAAGGCTGGCGGACTTTCAGGAAAAGGAGGTGACCCGCCGCAGCGTGATCATGGCCGCCATGATCTACCCGGGAGTGCTCACGACGGTGGCAATTGGGGTGGTCATTTTTCTCCTTACGTTTGTCATGCCACGCATGAAGGACGTCTTCCAAGACCTTGGCAACCAGTTACCGCTCCCGACCAAGATGCTGCTTGGCTTTACCGAATTCATCACGAGCAACGCCATGGTCCTGGTACTCGGAATCGTGGCGGTTTTGGTCGCCCTGAGGGCATATGTGGCGACCGAGCAGGGCGCGCTGGCAAAGGACAGACTTCTCATGCAGCTTCCGGTTGCTGGTCCGATTATTCAGAAGGCTGTCGTATCTCGATACGCCCGGGTACTCGGTACGCTTGTGTTCGGTGGTGTGCCAATCCTGGAAGCACTCCAGATCGCCGGGCTCTCAGCCGGAAACCGAGTCTTTCGCTCGACGAGTGAAAGGGTTTCGGAATCGGTGCGGGAAGGGCAACCCATCGCCGCCGCGATGCGGGATGCCGGGGAGTTCCCGCCCGTACTGATCCACATGGTTGCCGTTGGCGAAGAGACGGGCGACCTGCCCACAATGCTGGGCCGAGTCTCGGACAGCCTCGATTTCGAAGTCGACATCGGCGTCCGGCGACTGACGGCACTGGCAGAGCCGGTCATTGTTGTCGTTATGGGCGTCTTTGTGGGATTTGTCGTGCTATCGGTTGCGCTGCCGATCTTCCAAGCGCAGGAGTTGGTGAAATAA
- the ctaE gene encoding Cytochrome c oxidase subunit 3 has product MAIDTTPTHVPAGHHPEIEPDEVFEQYHDLEQQNESYIVGMWTFLVTEVMFFGALFLAYVLYRWKYQTVFWVAHNELDWKLGGVNTVILLISSYTVARAVRYAQLKDRRNQLLCLGITVACAFGFLIIKYFEYSAKIEHHLIPGPNFQWNVEGIPANIPQIFFLLYFCMTGLHGIHVAAGILVIGTLMYMTWKKYPQVESYIPTEMIGLYWHFVDLVWIFLYPLFYLIPR; this is encoded by the coding sequence ATGGCGATTGATACGACCCCGACCCATGTGCCTGCCGGGCACCATCCGGAGATCGAGCCGGATGAAGTGTTCGAGCAGTACCACGACCTTGAGCAGCAGAACGAAAGCTACATCGTCGGGATGTGGACCTTCCTGGTTACGGAAGTCATGTTCTTCGGCGCCCTCTTCCTGGCGTACGTGCTCTACCGGTGGAAGTATCAAACCGTATTCTGGGTCGCTCATAACGAGCTTGACTGGAAGCTTGGTGGCGTTAACACCGTCATCCTGCTTATTTCCAGCTACACAGTGGCACGCGCGGTTCGTTACGCCCAGCTAAAAGACAGGCGGAACCAGCTGCTGTGCTTGGGCATAACGGTGGCGTGCGCCTTCGGATTCTTGATCATCAAGTACTTCGAGTACAGCGCCAAGATCGAACACCACCTCATTCCGGGTCCGAACTTCCAGTGGAATGTCGAAGGCATCCCAGCCAACATTCCGCAGATCTTTTTCCTGCTGTACTTCTGCATGACCGGCCTTCATGGCATCCACGTCGCCGCCGGCATCCTCGTCATCGGCACGCTGATGTACATGACGTGGAAGAAGTATCCGCAGGTGGAGAGCTACATCCCAACCGAAATGATCGGCCTGTACTGGCACTTCGTCGACCTCGTCTGGATCTTCCTGTATCCGCTGTTCTATCTCATCCCGCGCTAA
- the lspA gene encoding Lipoprotein signal peptidase gives MNDTRTVNRGFRLFIVIVVLGLIIDQAVKVWIRQTLPIGGSLEGKPWPGVFEITHTENLGIAFGMMQGLGAYLTPIAIVIAVAATAYSYRSPEDGAYSHLTMALLASGALGNMIDRLFLGKVTDMFRARFIDFPVFNVADTWITIAAVLLIAKWGAESLSGHRHEEPAAPTEPEAPYRSIDSDTDSSDKSSALT, from the coding sequence GTGAACGACACCCGGACGGTCAACCGAGGCTTCCGACTATTCATCGTCATCGTCGTTCTCGGCCTGATCATCGACCAAGCGGTCAAGGTGTGGATCCGTCAAACCCTGCCGATCGGCGGTTCCCTGGAAGGGAAGCCGTGGCCGGGCGTTTTTGAAATCACTCACACCGAGAATCTGGGCATCGCCTTCGGCATGATGCAGGGACTTGGCGCCTACCTGACGCCTATCGCGATCGTCATCGCCGTAGCTGCCACGGCCTATAGCTACCGGTCCCCTGAGGACGGCGCCTATTCACACCTGACGATGGCTTTGTTGGCGAGCGGCGCGCTCGGCAACATGATCGATCGGCTCTTCCTCGGCAAGGTAACCGACATGTTCCGGGCCCGGTTCATCGACTTCCCGGTCTTCAACGTTGCCGACACCTGGATAACGATCGCCGCCGTGCTATTGATTGCGAAGTGGGGTGCCGAGAGCCTGTCTGGGCACCGCCACGAAGAACCCGCCGCCCCTACCGAGCCGGAAGCTCCGTATAGATCAATCGACTCGGATACCGACTCGAGTGATAAATCGTCTGCTTTGACTTGA
- the ctaD gene encoding cytochrome c oxidase subunit 1: MSSTIATAELHHEEEPVNYLTNGHTLSSWLLTKDHKRIAMLYLAGLTFFFFVGSILAGLIRLQLTSPYGTLLEAETYNKVFSMHGIIMIFLFLVPAVPASLGNFLIPLMIGAKDLAFPRLNLLSWYLYMIAGILALSVAFMGGVDTGWTFYTPYSSLYSNTQVTMAIVAAFIAGFSSIFTGVNFIVTIHKMRAPGLTWWRLPLFVWAHYATSVVILLGTPVVAITLALVAVERIWRVGIFSPELGGDPVLFQHLFWFYSHPAVYIMVLPAMGIISELISAFSSKRIFGYHFVAMSTVAIAGLGFLVWGHHMFVSSQSLYQGIVFSFLSFVLAVPSAIKTFNWVATMYKGSIRLMTPMLYALGFLGLFVIGGLTGLYLSSLATDVHLTATYFVVAHFHYVMVGGTTIAFLGGVHFWWPKMTGRMYPDSWGKTSAVLVFVGFNLTFMPQFVVGYLGMPRRYAYYDLAPEWQIWHVMSTLGASVLALGFALPAFYLTWSLKYGKKAGKNPWHAKGLEWEAESPPDTHNFHHQPIVTTDVYDYDTEAEEREVEEEMREMEMVKAKHGDEW; encoded by the coding sequence ATGAGCTCGACGATCGCCACCGCTGAACTGCATCACGAGGAAGAACCTGTCAACTACTTGACGAACGGGCATACCCTGTCTTCTTGGCTGCTTACCAAGGACCATAAGCGTATTGCCATGCTCTATCTTGCAGGGCTCACCTTCTTCTTCTTTGTTGGATCGATCCTCGCCGGGCTCATACGCCTTCAGTTGACGTCGCCCTACGGTACGTTGCTCGAAGCCGAAACCTACAACAAGGTCTTCTCGATGCACGGCATCATCATGATCTTCTTGTTCCTGGTTCCGGCCGTACCCGCCTCATTGGGCAACTTCCTGATACCGCTGATGATCGGCGCCAAGGACTTGGCGTTCCCCAGGTTGAACCTGCTGAGCTGGTACCTCTACATGATCGCCGGCATCCTGGCCCTGTCGGTCGCGTTCATGGGGGGCGTCGACACCGGCTGGACGTTCTACACGCCGTATAGCTCGCTGTACTCGAACACCCAGGTGACGATGGCGATCGTGGCCGCCTTTATCGCGGGATTCTCGTCCATCTTTACCGGCGTCAACTTCATTGTCACGATCCACAAAATGCGGGCGCCAGGGCTCACCTGGTGGCGGTTGCCGCTTTTCGTATGGGCGCATTACGCGACCAGCGTCGTCATCCTCCTCGGCACGCCAGTTGTCGCCATTACGCTTGCACTGGTCGCTGTCGAACGGATCTGGCGGGTTGGCATCTTCTCGCCGGAGCTGGGTGGGGACCCTGTTCTCTTCCAACACCTGTTCTGGTTCTATTCCCACCCTGCCGTGTACATCATGGTCCTGCCGGCAATGGGCATCATCAGCGAGCTGATCTCCGCCTTCTCCAGCAAGAGGATTTTCGGCTACCACTTCGTGGCGATGTCCACGGTGGCAATCGCCGGACTCGGCTTCCTGGTGTGGGGACACCACATGTTCGTCTCCAGCCAATCGCTTTATCAAGGGATTGTCTTCTCGTTCCTGAGCTTCGTCTTGGCCGTGCCATCGGCGATCAAGACCTTCAACTGGGTTGCAACCATGTACAAGGGCTCGATCCGGCTGATGACGCCGATGCTATACGCGCTCGGCTTCCTGGGCCTCTTCGTTATCGGCGGTTTGACGGGTCTGTATCTGTCGTCGCTGGCGACCGACGTTCACCTCACCGCGACGTACTTCGTCGTGGCGCACTTCCACTACGTCATGGTCGGTGGTACGACCATCGCCTTCCTTGGCGGCGTTCACTTCTGGTGGCCGAAGATGACGGGCCGGATGTACCCGGATTCCTGGGGCAAGACGTCGGCGGTTCTCGTGTTCGTTGGCTTCAACCTAACCTTCATGCCGCAGTTCGTCGTCGGCTATCTAGGCATGCCGCGCCGCTATGCTTACTACGACCTTGCGCCTGAATGGCAGATCTGGCACGTGATGTCGACCTTGGGCGCGTCTGTGCTCGCCCTTGGATTCGCACTGCCTGCCTTCTATCTCACCTGGAGCTTGAAGTACGGTAAGAAGGCTGGAAAGAACCCCTGGCACGCCAAGGGACTGGAGTGGGAAGCTGAATCCCCGCCCGATACCCATAACTTCCATCACCAGCCGATCGTCACGACGGACGTTTACGACTACGACACCGAAGCTGAGGAGCGCGAGGTCGAAGAAGAAATGAGGGAAATGGAAATGGTCAAGGCCAAGCACGGAGATGAGTGGTAA